Within the Pirellulales bacterium genome, the region GGATTTCCCGATCGATGATCCGCTTGAAGACGGTCTTTTCGCTCATGCTGGAGCTCCCTCGGGCAAGGCTTCTTGGGGCGGCGATCCCGGGGTCTAGAGCTGATCCAACGGAATCGCTTCGTCGGCCAGCATGATGGGCAGCCCATCGACGACCGGGTAGAGCAGCTTGCGGTCTTCGCGCACGAGTCCGCCGTCGAGCGGCTTGCGGATCTCAGAACCACCCTGATTGCGCAGCCGACCAGCCGCGATGGCCCCGTTCAGGGCGTCGATCAACGCGGCATCGGCCTCGGCCACCCGGGAGCGATCCTGCGGGCAGCGCAGCAAGTTGAGCAAGTCGGGATTGATCATCGGCGGCGCCTCGGGCGAAGGAACGTGTTTGCGCCGTTCGCCAGCGCAAACACGCCCCCAAAGTGGCCGTCGCCGTGGGATTTTGCAAGAGGGGGCCGCGGCCCGTCGAACCGCTATTGGGCCTGCACCGGGCCGCTGACGTCGATCATCGGGCCATTAACCGCGGTCTTGCGCCGGCTGGGGCGCGTCTGGCTCCATTCCTTGGTCAGCGTCTCGAACACATCCGGCGATTCGTAGCGAATCACCGTCTTGCCTTCGGGCATCGGACCAATCAATCCACGAAACACCGGCATCCCGCGCAGCTCCAGGTCGGTGCTGCAATCGTCCACGCCGATTTGAGCATGCATACGCAACAGGGGATCGGGCTTGGCGTAATCCTTGATGCGGAGCTTCCCGTCTGCGCCACGGGTCACCACACGAAAGATTTCCTTGGCCATATGTCGTCCGCCGGGGGCTAGAGGAGAGTTTCACGAGAGGTACGCGACTTATCGTCCTCGGCGAATGGCGGAACCCAGGCAAAATAGACCGCCGGTCTCGGACAAAACCACCGTGAAAATCGGTAGTTCAGCGAGGCCCTGCGGGCGCCACGATCGGCCCCAACTGGAGCAATCGGCGCCGTCGTCGGGCGCTGCGCGGTCCGTCTGGGCACGCCTCTGCGACTTCTGTTGCCATTCCAGCCAGGAATCGCTGTCAGGCCGTACGCGCAGGTGCGCGAGCAGGAGACTTACGGAGGGTTCCATCGCCGCCGAACGGCCCGGGAACAACGATCCCGCCCACGCCTCGGAAACGAACCTTGCCGCGGAGCAGAAAGCCGCGACCTTGGCATCCCTGCAAACACGCAGGCCGTGGGACGCCTCGGCGCCGCGCCGCGCCAGGCGTCGAGGCCCTGCCTGGGCAAGCGTTCGACAGCGGGCGATTCCGGGCTCTAGATGCTTGGAACCAGGTTCGGCTCGCGAGTCTGTTGCAGTAGGAACTGCAACACCAAGAACAGGTCGGTGTTGGTCAGAATGCCGATCAGCGCGCCGCCGGCGATCACCGGCAGGCAACTGATGCCGTGGTCGACCATCAATGCCACGGCGTCTTCGAGGCTCGCGTAGGGAGTAATCGTGATCACGTCGGTGCTCATGATGTCGCGCGTGCGAATCTGCTCGAGCAACTGATGATCGGGAAACTCCGACGGCCCAAAGCAGCGAATCACATCGCGATCGCTGATCACGCCTAGCAGATGCTGATGCTCGTCGGCCACGAGCATGTGGCGGCACTCGCGGGCATGGATCAGCCGGGCGAGTTCGAGGACCGAGA harbors:
- a CDS encoding CBS domain-containing protein produces the protein MDRYAGKRDAISEAISNANAGPRGAGILACHIMTPSPTTVGPDVSVLELARLIHARECRHMLVADEHQHLLGVISDRDVIRCFGPSEFPDHQLLEQIRTRDIMSTDVITITPYASLEDAVALMVDHGISCLPVIAGGALIGILTNTDLFLVLQFLLQQTREPNLVPSI
- a CDS encoding Trm112 family protein, with product MINPDLLNLLRCPQDRSRVAEADAALIDALNGAIAAGRLRNQGGSEIRKPLDGGLVREDRKLLYPVVDGLPIMLADEAIPLDQL